The region ACCACCGTCAATCATAAAATCATCTTTTTTACAATCTAAAGTTAAAGTATCTGCTGTATATGTTTGAAGTTTTATAGCATTTGCACCACACTCTTTTGCTGCTTTTATTGTATCAAGGGCTGTTTGTAGACTTCCATTATGGTTTGCACTTAGCTCCGCAATAATAAAAGTACCATCTTTTTCTAAATTAAAATTCCCAATTTTCAAAATTTACCCCTTTTTATTGCTTCATACATATATTCGGCTCTTTCCCAATCTTCAAGAGTATCAATATCTTGAACTAAATATCGAGGAAGAACAATTGGTATTGAGTCTTTTCCAAAACCACTTTGAGTAAAGCTATTGTGTAGATTTTCCCAATAAAATTGCCCCGCATCTTGATATGCTTCTTCTAAGTCCTGACTTCTAGTTTGATGATACTCAGGAAAAAACATTTCACACCTATTATCTTTAGTGATTTTAAATGTTCTAAAGATAGGAAAAGGCATTGAAGTTACACTAAAAGCTTGGTGAGCATCACTTGACATTAATTTTTTAAAACCAAGTTTTAGATATTTTTCTTCCAAAAATGGTGCTGTGGCATAAATAGTACAACAAAAATCATACTCTTCCCCTTGCTTTTTTAAAAAGTTTATAGCATGACTTACAACATCAGCTGTACCTGTAAAATCATCACTTAATTCTTTTGGTCTTAAAAAAGGAATTTGAGCTCCATACTCTTTTGCTATATTTGCAATCTCTTCATCATCAGTACTTACAATTATTTTATCAAATAGATTTGATCTTTTTGCTGCTTCTATGCTATAAGCTATTAGTGGTTTCCCATGAAAGAATTTTATATTTTTTCTAGGTATCCTTTTACTTCCACCTCTAGCAGGAATTACAGCAATAGCTTTAGGCATAAAGTAATCCTTTTAGAGATTGTATTACATAATTTTGTTCCTCTTCACTTAAGCTTGGAAAAATTGGTAAAGATAATACCTCTTCATAGTATCTATCCATCAAAGGAGTAAACTCTTCTCCATATCCAAGATTTTTATAAAAAACTTGTTTATTTATTGGCATATAATGAAGCTGAACTTTTATATTTTTATCCATTAATTTATTAAAAAGTTCCTCTTTTGAAATTGAAAAATTTTTAAAATCAATTCTTATAACATAGAGGTGATATGCAGATTCTTTAGTAAATGGGTATAAAGGTTTTATGTTTTCTAAAGCTTCAAAATTTTCATCATATTTTTTTGCTATAGCCCATCTTTTTTCTAGAAAACCATCTAACTTTTTTAATTGAGAAATCCCTAAAGCACACTGTATATCTGTAAGTCGATAATTGAGACCCAAATCTCTCATCTCATATTCCCAAGGTTTCATTGAATCTGTCTTAATCATCCCATGATTTCTCAAGCTAAGTAGTTTTTCATAAATCTCTTTTGAGTTTGTTGTAATTGCACCACCTTCACCTGTTGTAATATTTTTTACAGGGTGAAAAGAAAAAATAGAGATATCACTATTTTTACAACTTCCAGCTTTTATATTATCTAAGCTTGCACCTAAACTATGGGCACAATCTTCTAGTATCTTTATATTATAAGTTTTTTTTAAATACTCTAATTTTTTTTGATTTACTGAATTACCTGAAAAGTGTACGGCATAAATAGCTTTTATAGAAGAATCCTCTTTTAATCTCTTTTCACAAAGATCTAAATCAATATTTCCATCCTCTTTTATATCTATAAAGACAGGCTTAGCATCCACATAAAGTATTGAATTAGATGTTGCTAAAAAAGAGTTTGGAGTGGTAAGAACCTTATCGTTTTTATTTAATAAAACCATTGAAGACAGATGAAGGGCTGCTGTTCCATTTGATACAGCAACACAATATTTAGCCCCTGTATATTTACAAAGAGCAGACTCAAACTCTTTTACTTTAGGGCCTGTAGTTAAAAAGTCTGATTTTAAAACCTCTTCAACTACACTTATATCATCTTTAAAAATAGTTTGTTTTCCATAGTTAATAATATTCATTACATATCTTTTACTATTTCTAAAATATCCTCTTTTTTATACCATTGAGTATTATCCCCTGAGTTATACTCAAAACCTTGTTTAACTTTTTCACCATTTTCACCTAACTTATTTATTTTATAATCTCTACTTTTGGTAAACGTAATTGTTGGTTGTATTACAAAATGGTCATCAAACTCTAAAGTTAAATGGGAGTCATCACTAGGACACATTATTTCATGAAGTTTTTCTCCTGGTCTTATACCTATTATCTCATGGGGTAATTCAGGGGCAAGAGCTTTTGCCAAATCTGTAATCTTCATAGAAGGGATTTTAGGCACAAATATCTCTCCACCTTGCATTCTCTCAAAATTTTTTAATACAAACTCAACACCCTCTTCTAAAGTAATTAAAAACCTTGTCATATTTGCATCTGTTATAGGGAGTGATTTTTTACCACTTTTTATCAATTTTTTGAAGAAAGGGACAACTGAACCACGACTTCCTATTACATTTCCATATCTTACAACTGAAAATTGGATATCTTGATTTCCTATTAAGTTATTAGCTGCAACAAATAATTTATCTGAAGCTAACTTTGTAGCTCCATATAGATTTACAGGATTTGCTGCTTTATCAGTAGATAATGCAATTATTTTTTTTACACCATTTTCCATTGCAGCATCAATAACATTTTGAGCCCCATTAATATTAGTTTTTATACACTCCATAGGATTATATTCAGCAATTGGTACATGTTTTAATGCTGCGGCATGAATAACATAATCAACATCATTCATTGCTTTTTTTAATCTTGACGCATCTCTTACATCACCTATAAAATATCTCATACACTTATTATCATAATCTTGCGACATTTCATATTGTTTTAATTCATCTCTTGAATATATAATTATTTTATTTGGTTTATATTTTTTTAATAATATTTCAGTATATTTTTTACCAAAACTTCCAGTTCCACCAGTAATTAAAATATTTTTACCATCAAACATCTGATGCCTTTTTATCTAATTTAGAAGATTTATTTATAATATAGTATCTAATAATTTATTTAACTTTGATTTTAAGAGTTTATATGTAATAATTTACATTAATTTCAAAACTAGGTTAATTTATGGCAGATAATATTCCAGAGGATATATTAAAAATTCAAAAAAAACTGGCCTCTTATGAAAAAGGTTCAAGAAATTATAAGAAATATACTAAGATACTAGCAAAACATATTAAACGATTTAGTATGAAGAAAAGAGTAAGCTCACATATTAAGACAATTGAAAACGTAGAAAAGCTTCAAAATAAGAATTCAAATAATGATGAATAAAAAACTATTACAATTTGCAATATTACTACTGAGTTAAAAAAATTTTTGCTAAAATTCCAACATAAATAAAAAGCGATTAGGAAAAACAATGGATGATAATCAAAAAAAATCTTTAGAGTTAGCTATTAAACAAATTGACAAAACATTTGGAAAAGGTACTCTAATTAGACTAGGTGACAAAGAAGTAGTTCCTGTTGAATCAATTTCAACAGGTTCATTAGGTCTTGACTTAGCATTAGGTGTTGGTGGTTTACCAAAAGGTAGAGTTATAGAGATTTATGGTCCTGAATCATCAGGTAAAACAACTCTTACTCTTCATGCAATTGCAGAGTGTCAAAAAGCTGGGGGTGTTTGTGCTTTTATTGATGCAGAGCATGCTTTAGATGTAGTTTATGCTAAAAATCTTGGTGTTGATACAGATAACTTACTTGTATCTCAACCAGACTTTGGTGAGCAAGCTTTAGAGATTTTGGAAACAGTTATTAGAAGTGGTGCAGTTAATCTAGTAGTAGTGGATTCAGTTGCTGCTTTAACTCCAAAAGTTGAGATAGATGGAGATATGGACGATCAACAAGTTGGTGTTCAAGCTAGACTTATGAGTAAAGCTTTAAGAAAAGTAACTGGTTTATTAAACAAAATGAATTGTACAGTTATCTTTATTAACCAAATCAGAATGAAAATTGGTATGACTGGATACGGAAGTCCTGAAACAACAACAGGTGGAAATGCACTTAAATTCTACTCTTCAGTTAGACTTGATATTAGAAGAATCGCAACTTTAAAACAAGGTGAAAACTCTATAGGAAATAGAGTAAAAGTAAAAGTTGTAAAAAATAAAGTTGCTGCTCCATTTAAGCAAGCAGAATTTGATATTATGTTTGGTGAAGGTATCTCTAAAACAGGTGAGCTTATAGATTATGGTGTAAAACTTGATATCGTAGATAAAGCTGGTGCATGGTTTAGTTATGGGGATAACAAAATTGGTCAAGGAAAAGAAAACTCAAAAGTATTCTTAAAAGATAATCCAGATGTTGCAAATGAGATTGAACAAAAAATCTTAACAGCTATGGGTGTAAACGATGAGATTATTCAAGGTGAGCCAGAAGAAGATGAAGATTAGGAGTTTTCCTTTCCTTCGTCAACTTACTAAATTTATTTATCTAACATTTTATTTGCTATTTCAAGATACTCTTTTGTAGTTTGATTATCAGGTTCTATTTCAAGACATCTATTTATCAATTTTAAAGCTTCTTTTGCATCTTCAAAATCTAAAAGAGTAAGAGCATAATTTTGTAAATATTCTAACTTTTCTTCAAGTTCTAAAGATTTTTTATGGGCATCAACAGCTTTTTCTTTATTTTTTCTACAACTTTTATAAAATAATGCAAAATTATTCCACACTTCATGAAGGTCACTATTTATTTGTAAAATTGTTGCATACAAATATTCAGCTTCATTGTATCTTTCTTGTTTTTCATAAGTAAATGCTAAATAATTTGCAGCATTTATAGAAGCATCATTTTCTACTAAGTTTGAAAAAACTTTTTCTGCTTTTTGATACTCTTTTTTATATAAATAAGCTTTTCCCAAGCCCAAAGAAGCATCTGTTAGCTTAACATTTATTCGTAAAGCTTTTTTAAAACTTGCAATTGCTTCATCTAATTTACCTAAAGCAAATAAACAATTTCCATATGCAATAAATATTTCAGGAAAGTTAAATTCATAATTGTTAATAATATATTCATATTGGATTAAAGATTCTTGATATTTGCCTGTTTTAAACAGTTCAAGAGCAAATCCAATTTGTAAACCTAATGTTCTTTTATCTATACTTTCCATAAATCATCCCTATGTTTTAACTTCTTAACTCTACCATTTTAAGCTAAAATTTTCAAAATTTTTTTATAAAATACAATCTTTAATTATATTATTCTTCATAAAGCAACAAAAAATAAAAAATTAAGTATAATATTGTGATTTAATCAAAAATAGGAGACCTGTGATGGTATTTATTGATAATGTTTACGCGGATGAAGTATTAGATTCAAGAGGTAATCCAACAGTTAGAGCAACTGTTATATTAAGTGATGGTACAAAAGCAAGTGCAATAGTTCCTAGTGGAGCAAGTACTGGTAAAAGAGAAGCTTTAGAATTAAGAGATGGTGATGATAGAT is a window of Halarcobacter sp. DNA encoding:
- the pseF gene encoding pseudaminic acid cytidylyltransferase, coding for MPKAIAVIPARGGSKRIPRKNIKFFHGKPLIAYSIEAAKRSNLFDKIIVSTDDEEIANIAKEYGAQIPFLRPKELSDDFTGTADVVSHAINFLKKQGEEYDFCCTIYATAPFLEEKYLKLGFKKLMSSDAHQAFSVTSMPFPIFRTFKITKDNRCEMFFPEYHQTRSQDLEEAYQDAGQFYWENLHNSFTQSGFGKDSIPIVLPRYLVQDIDTLEDWERAEYMYEAIKRGKF
- the pseC gene encoding UDP-4-amino-4,6-dideoxy-N-acetyl-beta-L-altrosamine transaminase, with product MNIINYGKQTIFKDDISVVEEVLKSDFLTTGPKVKEFESALCKYTGAKYCVAVSNGTAALHLSSMVLLNKNDKVLTTPNSFLATSNSILYVDAKPVFIDIKEDGNIDLDLCEKRLKEDSSIKAIYAVHFSGNSVNQKKLEYLKKTYNIKILEDCAHSLGASLDNIKAGSCKNSDISIFSFHPVKNITTGEGGAITTNSKEIYEKLLSLRNHGMIKTDSMKPWEYEMRDLGLNYRLTDIQCALGISQLKKLDGFLEKRWAIAKKYDENFEALENIKPLYPFTKESAYHLYVIRIDFKNFSISKEELFNKLMDKNIKVQLHYMPINKQVFYKNLGYGEEFTPLMDRYYEEVLSLPIFPSLSEEEQNYVIQSLKGLLYA
- the pseB gene encoding UDP-N-acetylglucosamine 4,6-dehydratase (inverting), which codes for MFDGKNILITGGTGSFGKKYTEILLKKYKPNKIIIYSRDELKQYEMSQDYDNKCMRYFIGDVRDASRLKKAMNDVDYVIHAAALKHVPIAEYNPMECIKTNINGAQNVIDAAMENGVKKIIALSTDKAANPVNLYGATKLASDKLFVAANNLIGNQDIQFSVVRYGNVIGSRGSVVPFFKKLIKSGKKSLPITDANMTRFLITLEEGVEFVLKNFERMQGGEIFVPKIPSMKITDLAKALAPELPHEIIGIRPGEKLHEIMCPSDDSHLTLEFDDHFVIQPTITFTKSRDYKINKLGENGEKVKQGFEYNSGDNTQWYKKEDILEIVKDM
- the recA gene encoding recombinase RecA, translated to MDDNQKKSLELAIKQIDKTFGKGTLIRLGDKEVVPVESISTGSLGLDLALGVGGLPKGRVIEIYGPESSGKTTLTLHAIAECQKAGGVCAFIDAEHALDVVYAKNLGVDTDNLLVSQPDFGEQALEILETVIRSGAVNLVVVDSVAALTPKVEIDGDMDDQQVGVQARLMSKALRKVTGLLNKMNCTVIFINQIRMKIGMTGYGSPETTTGGNALKFYSSVRLDIRRIATLKQGENSIGNRVKVKVVKNKVAAPFKQAEFDIMFGEGISKTGELIDYGVKLDIVDKAGAWFSYGDNKIGQGKENSKVFLKDNPDVANEIEQKILTAMGVNDEIIQGEPEEDED
- a CDS encoding tetratricopeptide repeat protein codes for the protein MESIDKRTLGLQIGFALELFKTGKYQESLIQYEYIINNYEFNFPEIFIAYGNCLFALGKLDEAIASFKKALRINVKLTDASLGLGKAYLYKKEYQKAEKVFSNLVENDASINAANYLAFTYEKQERYNEAEYLYATILQINSDLHEVWNNFALFYKSCRKNKEKAVDAHKKSLELEEKLEYLQNYALTLLDFEDAKEALKLINRCLEIEPDNQTTKEYLEIANKMLDK